The Collibacillus ludicampi region ATATTGGAGATTATACGAAATCGCAGATTAAAGAAGAAACTGTAAGAGTACTGAATGAGTTAGCAGATGTAGCCCAACCCTATGGCGTAAGACTTGCCTTGGAATTTATCGGATACCCAAACTGTTCAGTAAATACTTTTGGCCAAGCGTATGAGATTGTAAATGAAGTGAACAGAGATCATGTAGGGATCGTTTTGGATTGTTTTCACTTTCACGCCATGAATTCCAGAATAGAAGACTTACAGAAAGCTGATCCAAATAAAATTTTTGTTTTTCATATTGATGACTGTGAAGATTTACCCGTTGGTGCATTGAGGGATTATCATCGATTATGGCCCGGAGAAGGGGCAATTAACTTAGATCTGATAGTACGTACTTTAAAAGAAATTGGGTATCATGAAATGGTTTCTGTTGAATTATTTAGGCCGGAATATTGGGAATGGGATATTGAAAGAGCCATAAAAGTCGCTAAAGAAACTACTGAAAAGATGGTTAGTAAATATTTTGAAGTGGAGTAATCGCCAAGACTCCACTTTTCATTTCCTCAATTTATACCGGCTGACCGCATCGTTCAACAAACGATCAATGAGTCCGAAAAAGCGATGCTGAATCAATATCGTGTGCTGATGCTCCTCGGCGTCCGAGAGCACGTTAAAAGTACATAAGAGATCAACGAGCAATAGCAATGGGCAGTGGGGTGTATTTCATGAGGATAACAATCGGTAAAAAGTTGATAACTGGATTTATTTGCGTACTTCTTCTCCTGGTTTCAGTGGGCGGAATCTCCATCTGGAAAATAAACAAAATGGCAAGTCATGCAAAAGAAATAAACGACGATTGGATACCCAGCGTACAGACTCTCAGTCAAATTCAGCAGGATTTTATTGATATTCAACGACTATCCTTACTCATTGCCTTGGAGACGGATCGCAATGAAATGGATCAACTGGTACAAAAACTCAACGCTGAAGTCGATGATTTAAAGAAAAAACAGCAAACCTATGAATCCTTCATTCGTAGTGAAGAAGAAAGAACTATGTACAACATTTTCGCCGCGTCTGAAAAAAAGTATTTGGAATTTACACCCGCGATTATAGAGGCTGCAAAGGAACATAATTTGGTAAAAGTGAATGTATTGGTAAGGGAAAACCGTGACAATTTTAATCGAGCGCTCCGTGATCTCACCGATAATATTGACCTAAATAAAAAAGGATCGACTACTGCTGCCCTCGCTTCATTACAGGAAGCCCAATCCGGTAGTACCTTGGTGACTCTTTTAGTTGTTTTGGCCATTCTCATGGGGATTGGCATTGCTCTTATGATCACACGAATGATCTCCAAACCTCTCGTTCAAATGTATGGAGCGGTCGAAAAAATCGCAATCGGCGATCTGACTGCAGATGAACTTCAAGTGAAAAACCGTGATGAAATCGGAGATTTGGCCCGATCCTTTAATCAAATGGCGAAAAATCTTCGAACTTTGATTCACCAAGTGATGTCAAGTGCCGAACAGGTGGCTGCATCCGCGGAAGAATTGACAGCAAGTGCCGAACAAACCGTTCAGGCAACCGAACAAATTGCCACGATTGCACAGGAAATATCCATAGGATCTCAGAAACAATCTCAAAGTGTAAAGGAAACTTCCCATACCATTAACGAAATGGCCGCCAGTGTACAACAAATTGCAGCGAGTTCGCAAAGTGTCTCAACAACGGCTGTACAAACCTCTGATGCAGCAAAAGAAGGAAATCAATCCATTCAGAAAGCGGTTCAACAGATGAATTTTATCCATACAACTGTCAACGAAGCAGCCCAGTCCATCAAGCAATTGGGTGAACATGCCAAACATATTGATACGATCGTTGAAATTATTTCCAATATCTCCAATCAAACAAATTTGCTCGCTTTAAATGCGGCCATTGAGGCCGCCCGTGCGGGTGAACAGGGACGAGGTTTTGCCGTCGTCGCCGATGAAGTGCGCAAATTGGCTGAAGAATCCAGGCAATCCGCGCAAAAAATCGCTGAATATATCGCTACCATTCAGGATGAGATCCATAAAGTTGTACAAAAGATGGAAGCAGGCACCATCGAAGTGAATACAGGTATTGAAGTTGTGCATGAGGCGGGAAATTCCTTTGAGCAAATTCAACGTTTGATTCATGAAGTAGCAGACCAATTTCAAGAAGTTTCCTCATCTGTTCAACAGATGGCCGCGAGCTCAGAGCAGGTGGTTAGAACCATCGATGACGTCACGGAGATTGCCGCTTCTTCCGCGGCGGGAACACAAACCGTATCCGCATCTGCCGAAGAGCAACTGGCAACCATGGAAGAAATCACAGCATCGGCCACCGCTTTGGCCAAGATGGCGGAAGAGTTACAAACACTGGTTGGACAATTCAAAGTTTGATAAAAAAGCGCTCTTATCGTCACTTCTGTCATGGGTAAGAGCGCTCTCTTTATAAGAACCCAAGATTCGCAGGACGGACGCGTTCTGCCATTGTATCAACGAGTACACCCCGAGGTTCGTTTGATGGGACGATGATCTCCATGCAGGATCTCATGGTTGAAATATTACAAATTGAGTGAATATCATGAAACAAAAAGCCAAAAAATGATTTATTCCCTATATGACAATATGTTATACTATGATTCCTAAGCCATCACAAAGGAGGTTTGAGTGATGCAAACAAACGTACATATTTCCACAAAAAAATCATCGAAAGCAACTGTGTGGATGGTTTTACTGTTTCTTGCCGTAGCCATTCTCGGACTTTATTACGTAAAATGGGAACCGTATTATCAGAAAGCATTTCTAGCGGCAACAAAGCATGATATCGGCGCATCGATCGTGAGTGGTAAAGCTGCCGCCGCTCCGGCACCGTCTTGGCAAGCAGCCCTGGATTATGCCAAAACATATTTTCTCGCTGTCTGGAAGGCTGCCGTCCTTGGAATCGTTTTGGGATCTTTGGTGCAAGTGTTGATTCCGCGTGACTGGTTGGTTCGTGTGCTCGGTAGCCGATCCTTTAAAAGTACCGCTGTTGCCAGCATAGCCGCACTGCCAGGGATGATGTGTTCATGCTGTGCTGCACCTGTGGCTGTGGGTCTGCGTAAACGGTTTGCTTCAGTAGGTGCCGCATTGGCATTCTGGTTGGGAAATCCCGTTCTTAACCCGGCAACGATTATTTTCATGGGGTTTGTTCTCAATTGGCGATTTGCCTTTTTGCGAATTGTATTTGGGATTCTATTAGTCTTTGGAGTGGCTTATTTGGCAAATCGTTTAGTCAAAGAGAATGAACTAAAGGCGGAAGGCGATATTTTTGAAGTACCCAAAGAGTTGGCGAAAGCACAAGGGTCACTATGGATACGATGGGGAAAAGCGCTCTTGTCCTTATTTTGGTCAATTGTACCCGTTTATGTTCTCACAGTACTCATTCTAGGGGCTGCCCGCGCTTGGCTATTCCCATCTGTCAGCGTTGAATGGGGCAACAGTCTCGTAACGCTCATCGTACTTTCCATCACCGGTACGCTCTTTGTGATCCCAACCGCTGCGGAAATACCGATCGTGAAAACGATGATGTCATACGGCTTGGGAGTCGGCCCAGCAGCCGCATTGATGATGACATTACCTGCAGTAAGTCTTCCTTCATTGATGATGGTGCGCAAAGTGTTTCCAGCCAAAGTTCTTTGGATGGTCCTTGGAGTGGTGATTCTCGTAGGCATCCTCACCGGGCTGGTCGCTATGATATAAAAAATTTTGCACGACTACATAAGAGCAGAAAGCTTCACGTGAGCAGCTAAAAAGCTGACACGTGGAGCTTTTTTTGCATCAACAGACATCATATCGGTAATGCGTCGAAAGAATCAAAGACTTTTTTTAGGAGGTGCTCTGATTACGATCAGGGAAATACGGAGATTCGGGAAATGATGGGGTGCAGTGCGTTCTGCCCATCTTCAGAAGAGGGTTGTGTAACTCGGGTATGAGGTAATTGACTTGGGTAATCTAAATGTACTGCCACCTGAGTACAGTGTGTACATCTCGGTTCAAGAATGTTGTGATTGTTAGTACCTGTGACTTGAATCCCGAAAAACTCACCTTCATAGCACAAGTGGATACATCCATTCTCACAATCATGAAAAGATCGTACAGCACGAGTAGCAGGTCGATAGGATAGGCTCGATGTTGGGGCAAACGGTTAAATCGGTTTGAATTCTGAGTTCAAGCAGACAGGAGGAAGTTTGAAATGATCGAATTTCGTAACGAACCTTTTACAAACTTTGAGGATCCTGCGAACAAGCAAGCTATGCAGGCGGCTCTTGCAAAAGTCAAGTCTGAATTCGGTCAGGAATACCCGTTGATTATTGGCGGGGAGAAGATTTTTACCGAGAGAAAGGAAAAATCGATCAACCCAGGGAACTTGGATGAAATTGTCGGGCTTCAGTCTCAAGCTGATAAGACCTTGGCTGATCAAGCGATTCATGTTGCACTCGAAACGTTCAAAACTTGGCAGTATGTAGACCCTCAAGAACGAGCGGGGTATCTGTTCAAAGCAGCCGCTGCGATGCGCCGCCGTAAGTTTGAGTTTGCTGCATGGATGGTATATGAAGTGGGAAAAAACTGGAGCGAAGCAGACGCGGATGTGGCTGAAGCGATTGACTTTATGGAATTCTATGGCCGTGAGATGATCCGTCTGGGCGGTCCGCAACCATTGGTTCCGCTAGAAGGAGAAGATAACCGTTTGTACTACATACCACTGGGGGTGGGGGTGATCATTCCTCCCTGGAACTTTCCCCTTGCAATTATGGTCGGAATGACAACGGCCGCTATTGTATCCGGTAACACGGTAGTGCTAAAGCCGGCTTCCCCTTCTCCGATCATTGCCGCGAAGTTTATGGAGTTGATGGAAGAAATCGGACTCCCGTCAGGCGTCATCAATTTCATCCCTGGTCCCGCATCAGAAATCGGCGATTTCATGGTCGAACACCCCAATACTCGATTCGTTTCCTTTACGGGATCACGAGACGTCGGTCTGCGTATTAATGAACGCATCGCGAAAACTGCCCAAGGCCAGACTTGGATCAAGCGTCTTGTAGCAGAAATGGGCGGTAAGGACGCAGTCGTTGTGGACGCTTCTGCTGATCCGGAAGAAGCTGCGATCGGGATTGTACAGTCTGCTTTTGGATTCCAGGGACAAAAGTGTTCGGCCGGTTCCCGTGCGATCATTCACAAGGACTTGTATGATGTGGTACTGGAAAAAGTCATTGCGAAAACGAAAACGTTACAAATTGGCCTGCCGGAGGAAAATTATTCAATAGGTCCGGTTATCGACGAGAAGGCATACAACAAAATTCTGAAATACATCGAAATCGGAAAGAGTGAAGGACGATTGGTTGCTGGTGGCGGCAAAGCGGAAGGCAACGGGTATTATATCCAACCGACAATCTTCGCAGATGTAAAAGAAGACGCGCACATTATGCTGGAGGAGATTTTTGGCCCGGTATTAGCGTTTTATAAGGCAGATAGCTTTGAAAAAGCGATCGAAGTGTTCAATAATACCGAGTACGGGTTGACGGGAGCACTGTACAGCAACAACCGAGAGCACCTTGAATACGCACGCAGACATATGCATTGCGGAAACCTTTACTTTAACCGTAAGTGCACCGGAGCGCTTGTTGGTGTTCATCCATTTGGCGGATTCAATATGTCTGGTACCGACTCAAAAGCGGGGGGCCGTGACTACTTGTTACTGTTTACCCAGGGGAAAGTCGTATCGGAAAAATATTAAAATTGATCCTACGTCCGTGGGGCTGTTTTTCATGCCAAGAGAGGGGAAACTCGCCCCTCTCTTTTTTGCACGAGAACAAAAAAATTTTCGTGGATCCAATTCATTATATGTAATATTCATTGTGAAATGGGAAAAGAGAAGATACTGTCTATACAGGCAGTCAGACAAGAAATGAACAGATGATTGGCAAGCAGAGGATAACAGTAACGTACACCGAATATGAAAGGAATACGATCAACAAGAATACACATCTCCGGGAGGTAAAATGTTGTTAAGCAAGATTTTGTGGGGATATGTGATTCTGGCCAACCTGTTCGGCTGGGCCAGTATGGGCTACGATAAACTTCAGGCCAAACGCCATGGACGACGTTTGCCGGAGAAACGTTTGTTTCTCACCGCATTTCTTGGAGGTGCGATCGGCTTGTTCGTTGGCATGTGTCAGTTTCATCATAAAACCCGACACCGTTCGTTTCAGGTATTGGTGCCTATGGCAATATTGTTCAATATCGTTCTGTATGTGCTTGTTTTAGGTGGGCGGTGATCTTGTTTTCCGAAGAGAACCATGAGATGTAAAACAAGGAATAGCCAAGGTAGCCCCTCCCGCAAGCGGCGCTATCAGAGGATGAAAAGCTTCTTGTGCAGGAAGAAGTAAAAGGCTATCTCAAGAAACGGAGTGGCTTTTGGGTGGGTTGTATCGCTTTGCGGTGCAGAGGTGAGTTGAAGGTCGTTCCGCTTCCTTTAAACCGTTAATAGGTCATATGCTTTGCGTGAAACAGCGACTTTGGAGGGCGTCTCGTTTCCTCTTTGTCTGGAAAGGGGTATGTGCTTTGCGCGTAATAGCGACTTTGAAGGTCGTCTCGCAACATTTGATTATGATTCCATGCGAGACGACCTTCACGGAGCATAAGCCGCAATGCATATATCCGCTGAAACGACCTCCACGGAGCATGAACGCAAAGCATATGACCGCTTGACCTTCATCGAACCCAAGCGCAAAGCGATACACCCACCCAAGCACTAGTTTTCAAGGTAGTCACGGAAAGTGACCCACTTTGGCTTTTTGCATTCACTCATTTATATTTTCCACGTTACCCATTCACAATCTCCCCGCCATTCACATGCAGAATCTGTCCCGAAACATATGTAGAATCATCCGATGCCAAATAAACATAGGTAGGCGCAAGTTCGAAAGGTTGCCCCGCACGCATCATCGGAGTGTCTGCTCCGAATGTGGCGACTTCTTGTTCCGTAAACGTCGAAGGTATCAATGGGGTCCAGATGGGGCCTGGCGCGACACCGTTCACCCGAATGCCTTGTCCGACCAGTTGCAGGGACAGGGAGCGGGTGAATGTGACGATCGCACCTTTGGTAGAAGAGTAATCGAGGAGTGTCTTGTGTCCGTGGTACGCGGTGATCGAAGCGGTATTGATGATCACGCTGCCGGGTTTGAGGTGAGGAAGGGCGGCTTTGCTCATATAAAAAAACGAAAAGATATTCGTGCGAAATGTTCGTTCCAGTTGAGCGGCGGTGATATTGAGAATACTGTTTTGCGGATGTTGCTCCGCGCAGTTGTTG contains the following coding sequences:
- a CDS encoding sugar phosphate isomerase/epimerase family protein, which codes for MKIAFNQATTMKNSSLKTDLELCEKLGYELIEIRFDKLKEYLLNNTVEDLKSFFENSRIKPYAFNALEFISFRDEEGYQQIKEDLKFLCHVGEIINCKTIIAVPTLDIGDYTKSQIKEETVRVLNELADVAQPYGVRLALEFIGYPNCSVNTFGQAYEIVNEVNRDHVGIVLDCFHFHAMNSRIEDLQKADPNKIFVFHIDDCEDLPVGALRDYHRLWPGEGAINLDLIVRTLKEIGYHEMVSVELFRPEYWEWDIERAIKVAKETTEKMVSKYFEVE
- a CDS encoding methyl-accepting chemotaxis protein — protein: MRITIGKKLITGFICVLLLLVSVGGISIWKINKMASHAKEINDDWIPSVQTLSQIQQDFIDIQRLSLLIALETDRNEMDQLVQKLNAEVDDLKKKQQTYESFIRSEEERTMYNIFAASEKKYLEFTPAIIEAAKEHNLVKVNVLVRENRDNFNRALRDLTDNIDLNKKGSTTAALASLQEAQSGSTLVTLLVVLAILMGIGIALMITRMISKPLVQMYGAVEKIAIGDLTADELQVKNRDEIGDLARSFNQMAKNLRTLIHQVMSSAEQVAASAEELTASAEQTVQATEQIATIAQEISIGSQKQSQSVKETSHTINEMAASVQQIAASSQSVSTTAVQTSDAAKEGNQSIQKAVQQMNFIHTTVNEAAQSIKQLGEHAKHIDTIVEIISNISNQTNLLALNAAIEAARAGEQGRGFAVVADEVRKLAEESRQSAQKIAEYIATIQDEIHKVVQKMEAGTIEVNTGIEVVHEAGNSFEQIQRLIHEVADQFQEVSSSVQQMAASSEQVVRTIDDVTEIAASSAAGTQTVSASAEEQLATMEEITASATALAKMAEELQTLVGQFKV
- a CDS encoding permease; protein product: MQTNVHISTKKSSKATVWMVLLFLAVAILGLYYVKWEPYYQKAFLAATKHDIGASIVSGKAAAAPAPSWQAALDYAKTYFLAVWKAAVLGIVLGSLVQVLIPRDWLVRVLGSRSFKSTAVASIAALPGMMCSCCAAPVAVGLRKRFASVGAALAFWLGNPVLNPATIIFMGFVLNWRFAFLRIVFGILLVFGVAYLANRLVKENELKAEGDIFEVPKELAKAQGSLWIRWGKALLSLFWSIVPVYVLTVLILGAARAWLFPSVSVEWGNSLVTLIVLSITGTLFVIPTAAEIPIVKTMMSYGLGVGPAAALMMTLPAVSLPSLMMVRKVFPAKVLWMVLGVVILVGILTGLVAMI
- the pruA gene encoding L-glutamate gamma-semialdehyde dehydrogenase; amino-acid sequence: MIEFRNEPFTNFEDPANKQAMQAALAKVKSEFGQEYPLIIGGEKIFTERKEKSINPGNLDEIVGLQSQADKTLADQAIHVALETFKTWQYVDPQERAGYLFKAAAAMRRRKFEFAAWMVYEVGKNWSEADADVAEAIDFMEFYGREMIRLGGPQPLVPLEGEDNRLYYIPLGVGVIIPPWNFPLAIMVGMTTAAIVSGNTVVLKPASPSPIIAAKFMELMEEIGLPSGVINFIPGPASEIGDFMVEHPNTRFVSFTGSRDVGLRINERIAKTAQGQTWIKRLVAEMGGKDAVVVDASADPEEAAIGIVQSAFGFQGQKCSAGSRAIIHKDLYDVVLEKVIAKTKTLQIGLPEENYSIGPVIDEKAYNKILKYIEIGKSEGRLVAGGGKAEGNGYYIQPTIFADVKEDAHIMLEEIFGPVLAFYKADSFEKAIEVFNNTEYGLTGALYSNNREHLEYARRHMHCGNLYFNRKCTGALVGVHPFGGFNMSGTDSKAGGRDYLLLFTQGKVVSEKY
- a CDS encoding DUF1294 domain-containing protein translates to MLSKILWGYVILANLFGWASMGYDKLQAKRHGRRLPEKRLFLTAFLGGAIGLFVGMCQFHHKTRHRSFQVLVPMAILFNIVLYVLVLGGR
- a CDS encoding SDR family oxidoreductase, translated to MPINNSILFNLPTTFPPQHQNQRPGVESEMNPRPFSENPNYTAASKLQNKVAIITGGDSGIGHAVAYAFAQEGADIVIAYLNEHSDAEETKRRIESLGRRCLLFSGDLGDENICQQVINQTIQTFGKLDILVNNCAEQHPQNSILNITAAQLERTFRTNIFSFFYMSKAALPHLKPGSVIINTASITAYHGHKTLLDYSSTKGAIVTFTRSLSLQLVGQGIRVNGVAPGPIWTPLIPSTFTEQEVATFGADTPMMRAGQPFELAPTYVYLASDDSTYVSGQILHVNGGEIVNG